In the genome of Kluyveromyces marxianus DMKU3-1042 DNA, complete genome, chromosome 1, one region contains:
- the SEC66 gene encoding Sec63 complex subunit SEC66 has protein sequence MSNNGTHFNGTFYEEQEKIEIKAVSVYTPLVYVSILVISLMIFASKYRKNQVKKLTELPSIFDEHEARDLYYSIQELSETEQIHPKVLKAALLNRGAEAVRRTIKLREVAVQIEILYKNGSVDDKYWQRYQNEMKLVDLELKSCIEEAERLQPEWPQAFVNLCREICFNQALQRRYDSILDRKNVYKKQYQLKLDDNGKLIQ, from the coding sequence ATGTCAAACAACGGTACGCATTTCAATGGTACTTTTtatgaagaacaagagaaaataGAAATAAAGGCAGTGAGTGTGTATACTCCATTGGTATATGTCTCTATTCTAGTCATatctttgatgattttTGCCTCAAAGTATAGAAAGAACCAAGTCAAGAAGCTCACAGAATTACCAAGTATATTTGATGAACATGAAGCGCGTGATTTGTACTACTCGATTCAGGAACTTTCTGAAACGGAGCAAATTCACCCTAAAGTCCTAAAAGCTGCATTATTAAACCGTGGTGCTGAAGCGGTGAGACGTACAATAAAGTTAAGAGAAGTTGCTGTTCAAATAGAGATTTTATACAAGAACGGGTCCGTTGATGATAAATATTGGCAACGGTATCAAAATGAGATGAAGTTAGTAGATTTAGAATTGAAGAGCTGCATTGAGGAAGCAGAAAGACTACAACCAGAATGGCCACAAGCATTTGTGAACCTCTGTAGAGAAATTTGCTTTAACCAAGCTCTTCAAAGGCGTTATGATTCCATTCTAGATAGAAAGAACGTGTACAAAAAACAGTACCAATTAAAATTGGATGATAACGGGAAACTTATCCAATAG
- the NPL4 gene encoding nuclear protein localization protein 4, with the protein MLLRFRSKLGIHRVSCEANDSFGNVVEKWAKQLSVQVDLNTVSVSTQPGVSKLASEIAHQSVASLGLKHGDMLTTVFESTESHQEGTSANTGSKGNGGSVSINNRNNIKPQIKESELDKELEGETGLIQRPRSTFCRHGDKGMCEYCSPLPPWDKGYHEEHNIKHISFHAYLKQLNEVTNKKSSGSSYIPPLSPPNYRINLKCTGGHEPWPKGICSKCQPSAITLQQQTFRMVDHVEFQQSELINQFIDSWRTTGMQRFGYLYGSYRRYDNVPLGIKAVVEAIWEPSQHDEQDGISMDMDQVMREVEETDKLAQEMGLERIGMIFTDLTDAGLGDGSVFCKRHKDSFFLSSLEVIMAAKHQLRHPNLSKFSETGSFSSRFVTCVVSGNLKQEIDIATYQVSLDAEALVDADLISGSTHPSQAYINETNDKRYVPEIFYTRKNEYNLTVKENAKPAFPVDYLLVSLTHGFPVTTDADSETEGTTNHVTATSPPLFKTVAGFPWSNRQAMGHSQDYTELKRYIYKAATDNDLTHLHQKLSNFHLLLYIHSLQVLAQHEWSLLLQAATAPTIEEATEALLTLSHSPGWQTLVMILQQSM; encoded by the coding sequence ATGCTATTGAGATTTCGGTCAAAGTTAGGAATTCATCGTGTTTCGTGCGAAGCAAACGATAGTTTTGGCAACGTTGTTGAGAAATGGGCAAAACAATTGTCAGTGCAGGTGGACTTGAACACTGTGAGTGTCAGTACACAACCAGGGGTTTCAAAGTTAGCAAGTGAGATTGCGCATCAGAGTGTAGCATCTTTAGGATTGAAGCATGGTGATATGCTCACTACTGTATTTGAAAGTACAGAAAGCCATCAAGAAGGCACAAGTGCTAACACTGGCTCTAAAGGAAATGGTGGAAGTGTGTCAATCAACAATAGAAATAACATTAAGCCTCAAATTAAAGAATCTGAACTCGATAAGGAGCTAGAGGGGGAAACTGGACTTATTCAGCGCCCAAGATCTACCTTCTGCAGACATGGTGACAAAGGTATGTGTGAGTATTGTTCGCCATTGCCGCCATGGGATAAGGGATATCACGAGGAGCATAACATCAAACACATATCATTTCATGCATATTTAAAGCAGCTAAACGAGGTAACCAATAAGAAATCATCTGGATCGTCATACATCCCGCCCCTAAGTCCACCTAATTATAGAATAAATTTGAAATGTACAGGTGGCCACGAGCCATGGCCAAAGGGTATTTGTTCGAAATGTCAACCCTCCGCCATCACTTTACAACAACAGACCTTTAGAATGGTGGATCACGTTGAATTTCAACAAAGTGAACTGATCAATCAGTTTATTGATTCTTGGAGAACCACCGGTATGCAAAGGTTCGGTTACTTATACGGTTCATATAGAAGGTATGACAATGTTCCGTTGGGTATCAAGGCTGTTGTAGAAGCAATCTGGGAGCCTTCTCAACACGATGAACAAGATGGTATCAGCATGGATATGGATCAAGTGATGAGGGAGGTGGAGGAAACAGACAAATTAGCGCAAGAAATGGGGTTAGAAAGAATCGGGATGATTTTTACTGATCTTACGGATGCTGGCCTAGGCGATGGGTCTGTTTTCTGCAAGAGACACAAGGactcattttttttatcttcgCTTGAGGTTATTATGGCTGCGAAACATCAATTGAGACATCCAAATTTGTCCAAGTTTAGTGAGACAGGATCATTCTCATCAAGATTTGTTACCTGCGTGGTATCAGGAAACTTGAAGCAAGAAATTGACATAGCCACTTATCAGGTTAGTTTAGATGCAGAAGCATTAGTTGATGCAGACCTCATATCAGGTTCCACTCACCCATCACAGGCATATATCAACGAAACAAACGACAAAAGATATGTACCTGAGATATTCTACACACGTAAGAACGAATACAATTTGACGGTGAAGGAAAATGCAAAACCCGCATTCCCCGTAGACTATCTCTTAGTATCATTGACTCATGGTTTCCCTGTGACAACTGATGCTGATTCAGAAACCGAGGGCACTACAAATCATGTAACAGCAACTAGCCCACCTCTCTTCAAAACTGTTGCTGGATTTCCATGGTCTAATCGACAAGCAATGGGCCACTCACAAGATTACACAGAACTCAAGCGCTACATCTACAAAGCAGCTACTGACAACGACCTTACACATTTACATCAAAAACTTTCGAACTTCCATCTCTTGCTTTACATACATTCACTTCAAGTGTTAGCCCAGCATGAATGGTCTTTGCTTTTACAGGCCGCAACAGCACCAACTATTGAGGAAGCAACAGAAGCACTACTCACCCTTTCGCATTCTCCGGGATGGCAAACACTTGTCATGATCCTTCAACAATCTATGTAG
- the SSE2 gene encoding adenyl-nucleotide exchange factor SSE2, giving the protein MSIPFGLDLGNNNAVLAVARNRGIDVVVNEVSNRSTPALVSFGPKNRFVGESGKNKQTSNIKNTVDNLKRIIGLDYENPEFKEESKHFSAKLVKLEDGKVGTEVRFAGEKQVYSATQLAAMFINKVKSTVIDETKGNITDVAIAVPTWYTEEQRYAIADAARIAGLNPVRIVNDVTAAAVSYGVFKTDLPEGEEKSRIVAFIDIGHSSYTCSIGSFRKGELKVLGTAYDKHFGGRDFDRAITEHFADEFKTKYKIDIRENAKAYNRVLTAAEKLKKVLSANTAAPLNIESVMNDVDVSSQLSRDELEELVSSLLERVTDPVTKALKQANLTAEDVDFVEIIGGTTRIPCLKNAISKAFNKPLSTTLNQDEAIAKGAAFVCAIHSPTMRVRPFKFEDIHPYSVSYYWDKQVEDEDHLEVFPAGSTYPSTKLITLHRTGDFTIEAKYTNKEELPPHVPVEIAKWEINGVKLNDGESSIPVKLKLRCDPSGLHTVEDAYTIHDIEVEELVPPPADAPEGTEPEYKKVTKTVKKDSLTIVAHTFALDEKKLNELIEKENELTAQDKLVFETEDRKNTLEEYIYTLRGKLDEEYSEFASDDEKERLKSMLAKAEEWLYDEGYDSTKAKYIAKYEELASLGNMIRGRYLAKEEEKKQALRAKQEASRMAEMAEKLAAQRKAAAEAKPEEPANGEGDVDMD; this is encoded by the coding sequence ATGAGTATTCCATTTGGTTTAGATTTGGGTAACAACAATGCTGTATTGGCTGTTGCTAGAAACAGAGGTATTGACGTTGTTGTTAACGAAGTTTCCAACCGTTCTACCCCAGCTCTAGTTAGTTTCGGTCCAAAGAATAGATTTGTTGGTGAATCTGGTAAGAACAAGCAAACTTCCAACATCAAGAATACCGTTGATAACTTGAAGAGAATCATTGGTTTGGACTATGAAAACCCAGAattcaaggaagaaagcAAACATTTCTCCGCTAAGTTGGTCAAGCTAGAAGATGGCAAGGTTGGTACTGAAGTCAGATTTGCTGGTGAAAAGCAAGTTTACTCTGCCACCCAATTGGCTGCTATGTTCATTAACAAGGTCAAGTCTACCGTGATTGATGAAACAAAGGGTAACATCACTGACGTTGCCATCGCTGTCCCAACTTGGTACACTGAAGAGCAAAGATATGCTATCGCTGACGCCGCTAGAATTGCTGGTTTGAACCCGGTTAGAATCGTAAACGATGTTACTGCCGCCGCTGTCTCCTACGGTGTCTTCAAGACAGATTTGCCagaaggtgaagaaaagTCTAGAATTGTCGCATTCATCGACATTGGTCACTCTTCTTACACCTGCTCTATCGGCTCTTTTAGAAAGGGTGAATTGAAGGTCTTAGGAACTGCTTACGACAAGCACTTTGGTGGTAGAGACTTCGACCGCGCCATTACCGAACACTTCGCTGATGAATTCAAAACTAAGTACAAGATTGACATCAGGGAAAACGCCAAGGCTTATAACAGGGTTTTGACCGCTGCTGAGAAGCTGAAAAAGGTTTTGTCTGCTAACACTGCCGCCCCATTGAACATCGAATCTGTTATGAACGATGTCGATGTTTCTTCTCAATTGTCTAGAGAtgaattagaagaattagTCTCCTCCTTATTGGAACGTGTCACTGACCCTGTCACCAAGGCTTTGAAGCAAGCCAACTTGACTGCTGAGGATGTCGACTTTGTCGAAATCATTGGTGGTACTACCCGTATCCCATGTTTGAAGAATGCTATTTCTAAGGCTTTCAACAAACCTCTATCTACCACCTTGAACCAAGATGAAGCTATTGCTAAGGGTGCTGCTTTCGTGTGCGCAATCCACTCTCCAACTATGAGAGTTCGTCCATTCAAGtttgaagatattcatCCATACTCTGTCTCTTATTACTGGGACAAGCAagttgaagatgaggatCATTTGGAAGTCTTCCCAGCTGGTTCAACTTATCCTTCTACCAAGCTAATTACCTTGCACCGTACTGGTGATTTCACCATCGAAGCTAAATACACCAACAAGGAGGAATTGCCACCTCATGTTCCTGTTGAAATTGCTAAGTGGGAAATCAATGGTGTCAAGCTAAACGACGGAGAATCTTCTATTCCAGTCAAACTAAAATTGAGATGTGATCCATCTGGTTTGCACACTGTCGAAGACGCTTACACTATTCACGACATTGAAGTCGAAGAGCTTGTCCCACCACCAGCTGACGCCCCAGAAGGTACTGAACCAGAATACAAGAAGGTCACTAAGACTGTCAAGAAGGATTCTTTGACCATCGTTGCTCACACTTTTGCTTTGGAtgagaagaagttgaacgAATTGatcgaaaaggaaaatgaaTTGACAGCCCAAGACAAATTGGTTTTCGAAACCGAAGATCGTAAGAACACTCTAGAAGAATACATCTATACCTTGAGAGGTAAGTTGGATGAAGAATACTCCGAATTTGCTTCCGAtgatgaaaaggaaagattAAAGAGTATGTTGGCTAAAGCCGAAGAATGGTTGTACGACGAAGGTTACGATTCTACTAAGGCTAAGTACATTGCTAAGTACGAAGAATTGGCTTCTCTTGGTAACATGATCAGAGGTAGATACTTGGctaaggaagaagaaaagaagcaagCTTTGAGAGCTAAGCAAGAAGCTTCAAGAATGGCTGAAATGGCTGAAAAATTGGCTGCCCAGAGAaaggctgctgctgaagcCAAGCCTGAAGAACCAGCTAACGGTGAAGGTGATGTTGATATGGATTAG
- the DPC25 gene encoding Dpc25p translates to MIRNHIPLKTIRYISNARPTLMTFEGNTKGVFGTEEERLKSVFGGRLKEEPPTSTSRFLKDTNSRKIAGVVVPSRPHEPDNCCMSGCVNCVWELYNDDLKEWKTKRKEAAKAIASTNEVWPEDFNPPLKDLDKKNIPKSLYKKKEKLDSMKKQTSSSFFPKRTTPLPQAVIEAKKRNAMKRSGSKSNSSNNPDLEVSDMDDSEGWENVPVFFKAFAEFEKKKNLRKKAVANKGLAQTSSSD, encoded by the coding sequence ATGATTCGCAACCACATACCGCTTAAAACTATCAGATATATATCTAATGCAAGACCAACACTTATGACATTCGAAGGAAACACAAAAGGAGTTTTCGgaactgaagaagaaaggttAAAATCAGTTTTCGGTGGAAGACTTAAAGAAGAACCCCCAACATCAACCAGCAGATTTCTAAAAGATACAAATAGCAGGAAGATAGCAGGTGTCGTTGTACCGTCCAGACCTCATGAACCGGATAACTGTTGTATGTCTGGCTGTGTAAACTGTGTATGGGAGCTATACAACGATGATTTAAAAGAGTGGAAGACTAAGAGGAAAGAAGCAGCTAAAGCAATAGCTTCAACAAATGAAGTATGGCCCGAGGACTTCAATCCGCCTTTGAAAGATttagataaaaaaaatattccGAAATCTCTTtataaaaagaaggaaaagctCGACAGCATGAAGAAGCAAACTAGCAGCAGCTTTTTCCCTAAACGTACGACTCCTTTACCACAGGCCGTTAtagaagcaaagaaacgAAATGCTATGAAAAGATCAGGTTCAAAAAGCAACAGCTCCAACAATCCGGATTTAGAGGTTTCGGATATGGATGATAGTGAAGGCTGGGAAAATGTTCCCGTTTTCTTTAAGGCCTTCGCTGAgtttgagaagaaaaagaatcTTCGAAAGAAAGCTGTTGCCAATAAAGGTTTAGCACAAACATCCTCATCTGATTAA
- the PEX32 gene encoding Pex32p has translation MGSKRLHVRFISKSRLPNSLFKPRDLDPITISCLYKLYPLLLLFDQLLDKLMWHVDDIPLQILYIIMTCYLVAMILPKDSSLLFKAFDIWLGYMCFLLLSASFIYYNSTLLRELDKNEAPTLDEVTHTLESVLDKVNIMQEEVLGSKKSRKFDKFNMKTFKLVILLTLVHVPLTILLGTRSYVTFCILFMSVYHSVYYQSTMKLFWRNLWLRRLYYFIWDNEATSNSPTLGKSQNYKLISESQMIPFPKSLQGLRGQELQVQLQMLIVQDPTTIDPESDYIHVKIVEYNIDENERKWKQEGWTPKLLPYERSHFCNSFTLMETNSPWKFQEELTNGWIWVDANWLPENWIYCDAQWNSLGANDSIACFTRKRTWKRRAFKILQ, from the coding sequence ATGGGATCAAAAAGACTTCATGTTCGATTCATATCGAAATCTCGTCTGCCCAATTCACTTTTTAAACCGAGGGATCTTGATCCTATAACAATATCATGTCTTTATAAGCTATACCCACTACTCCTATTATTTGACCAATTACTTGACAAACTCATGTGGCATGTGGATGATATACCGCTACAAATACTATACATTATAATGACATGCTATTTGGTAGCTATGATATTACCAAAGGATTCATCTCTCCtctttaaagcttttgatatttggtTAGGATACATGTGCTTTTTGTTATTAAGCGCGAGCTTCATTTATTATAACAGTACTTTGTTAAGAGAGTTGGACAAGAATGAAGCTCCGACTTTAGATGAAGTAACACACACTTTGGAATCTGTATTGGATAAAGTAAACATAatgcaagaagaagtgcttggttcaaagaaatcaCGGAAATTCGATAAATTTAATATGAAGACTTTCAAACTAGTAATACTATTAACTTTAGTACACGTTCCTCTAACAATATTATTAGGAACTAGATCTTATGTTACCTTTTGCATTCTCTTCATGTCTGTTTACCATTCCGTCTATTATCAAAGCACAATGAAATTATTCTGGAGAAATCTTTGGTTACGGCGTTTATATTATTTCATTTGGGATAATGAGGCAACTTCTAACTCCCCAACTTTGGGAAAATCACAAAACTATAAGCTAATCAGTGAGAGTCAAATGATCCCatttccaaaatctttGCAGGGCCTTAGGGGCCAAGAGCTACAAGTTCAGTTGCAAATGCTCATTGTACAAGACCCAACCACTATAGACCCTGAATCGGATTACATTCATGTCAAGATTGTGGAGTATAATATCGATGAAAATGAGCGGAAGTGGAAGCAAGAGGGCTGGACCCCAAAACTTCTACCATACGAACGCTCGCACTTTTGTAACTCGTTTACACTAATGGAGACAAACTCGCCATGGAAGtttcaagaagaattaaCAAACGGATGGATTTGGGTTGACGCAAATTGGCTTCCTGAAAATTGGATATATTGTGATGCACAATGGAATTCTCTAGGTGCAAATGATTCTATTGCATGTTTCACcagaaaaagaacttgGAAGCGAAGGGCATTTAAAATATTACAATAA
- the POP7 gene encoding ribonuclease P/MRP protein subunit POP7 yields the protein MGSTRSPKDVRRKLPTVKTFSHDNIKTTIYVKSSSPYISIVKRTNKFLQELGKRKKEYVTLLGMGKAIFKTLSVATHFSSLGDYKVDIFTKTLNVLDEVYADNGKDEDGNDILSEDREVRLSSRTISGVEVRISII from the coding sequence ATGGGTAGTACGCGAAGCCCGAAAGATGTCCGCAGAAAGCTTCCTACGGTAAAGACATTTTCTCatgataatattaaaacaacaatatatgttaaaagctcatcgccatatatatctataGTAAAGAGAACCAATAAGTTTCTTCAGGAACTaggaaaacgaaaaaaagagtatgTGACACTATTAGGTATGGGAAAAGCTATTTTTAAGACACTTTCTGTGGCTACACACTTCTCGTCATTGGGTGATTATAAAGTGGATATATTCACAAAGACATTAAATGTTTTAGACGAAGTTTATGCAGACAATGGTAAAGATGAGGATGGGAATGATATCTTATCAGAGGACAGAGAGGTAAGGCTCTCTTCGCGGACCATAAGCGGGGTTGAGGTACGTATTAGCATTATCTAA
- the DAL3 gene encoding ureidoglycolate hydrolase — protein MSFIPLTPLNIKAFQNYGSIISPDEEVEQLDSEQKNANQGTAIKLIKVSSLQNNFPEQYKIKNPNCNLFRCFPKEHMRKNFECVNQDSSETNVVLHELKVLEKHPFSSQTFIPMGRSTSMGFAYIVVVALPNEKGEPDLLTLKAFLCKPNQAVTYGAGVWHAPMIVIGEHPYLDFTVIINELFDIQKPEFDLQERFFDQQLYLRLITRSQ, from the coding sequence ATGTCATTTATCCCTCTGACACCTTTGAATATTAAAGCTTTTCAGAACTATGGATCTATTATCTCTCCAGATGAAGAGGTCGAACAATTAGATTCGGAGCAGAAGAACGCTAACCAAGGAACTGCAATAAAACTAATAAAAGTAAGCTCTTTACAAAACAATTTCCCAGAACAATACAAGATCAAAAACCCAAATTGCAACTTATTCAGATGTTTCCCTAAGGAACATATGAGGAAGAACTTCGAATGCGTCAATCAAGACAGCTCCGAAACAAATGTAGTCTTGCACGAGTTAAAAGTGCTTGAAAAGCACCCATTTTCCTCTCAAACTTTCATTCCAATGGGGAGGTCTACATCCATGGGATTTGCATACATAGTAGTCGTTGCATTACCAAATGAAAAAGGGGAACCAGACTTACTTACACTAAAAGCGTTTCTATGTAAACCCAATCAAGCAGTTACCTACGGCGCAGGAGTCTGGCATGCTCCTATGATTGTAATTGGCGAACACCCGTACCTGGACTTTACTGTTATCATTAACGAATTATTTGATATACAAAAACCAGAGTTTGATTTACAAGAACGCTTCTTTGACCAGCAATTATATTTAAGGCTGATTACCAGATCACAATAG
- the TYR1 gene encoding prephenate dehydrogenase (NADP(+)), producing the protein MIATEEQISRWKEEKIIGIIGLGDMGLLYANRFSNAGWKVVCCDREDYYDDLKVKYAGERFTVLKNGTLVSRCSDYIIYSVEAENIGAIVKLYAGSTKVGAIVGGQTSCKNAEIKAFEEYLPPDCEIISVHSLHGPKVNTEGQPLVLINHRTKSQESFDFVESLMSCLKSKHVYLSYEEHDRITADTQAVTHAAFLSMGVAWYQKQIYPWSLGVNKWQGSLENVKVNISLRIYSNKWHVYAGLAITNPAAHKQITQYAKSATELFTLFVEGKKDELTERLSVAKQFVFGNHNGKLLLHDLALDGYSLSKHKKGVDDEIIPNSHLSLLAIVDSWYQLGIDPYDHMICSTPLFRIFLGVSEYLFLSEGLLEQTIEAAINVTEFRADDMEFVIAARSWSNIVSFGNFDLYKRQFEEVQRFFTPMFPEANAIGNEMIKTILQHSKD; encoded by the coding sequence ATGATTGCAACTGAGGAACAGATATCTCggtggaaagaagagaaaatcATTGGTATCATCGGCTTAGGTGATATGGGCTTGTTGTATGCCAATAGATTCTCCAATGCTGGTTGGAAGGTGGTTTGCTGCGATAGAGAAGATTATTATGATGACTTGAAAGTCAAATATGCGGGGGAAAGATTCACAGTTCTCAAGAACGGAACCTTAGTGTCCAGATGTAGtgattatattatttattcGGTCGAAGCTGAGAACATTGGAGCTATCGTAAAATTATATGCGGGATCTACCAAAGTAGGAGCCATTGTTGGTGGTCAGACCAGTTGTAAGAATGCAGAGattaaagcttttgaagaatatttgCCCCCTGATTGTGAGATCATATCGGTTCATTCGCTACATGGTCCAAAGGTTAACACAGAAGGTCAGCCATTGGTTTTGATTAACCATAGAACAAAAAGTCAGGAATCATTTGATTTCGTCGAATCATTGATGTCTTGTTTGAAGAGCAAGCACGTTTATCTATCATATGAGGAGCATGACAGAATAACAGCCGATACACAGGCAGTGACACATGCGGCCTTTTTGAGTATGGGTGTTGCCTGGTACCAAAAGCAAATATATCCATGGTCGCTGGGTGTAAACAAATGGCAAGGTAGTTTGGAGAACGTGAAAGTAAATATATCCCTTAGAATCTACTCCAATAAATGGCATGTATATGCTGGGTTGGCTATTACAAACCCAGCAGCTCATAAGCAGATAACTCAATATGCAAAAAGTGCTACAGAGCTCTTCACATTATTCGtagagggaaaaaaagatgagTTGACTGAAAGACTTTCCGTAGCTAAACAATTCGTGTTTGGGAATCATAACGGCAAGCTACTTCTACATGATTTAGCCTTAGATGGATACTCTCTATCGAAACATAAGAAAGGTGtcgatgatgaaattatTCCAAACTCCCACTTGTCTCTTCTGGCTATCGTAGATAGTTGGTACCAACTTGGAATTGACCCGTATGATCATATGATATGCAGTACCCCGCTATTCAGAATATTCCTTGGTGTTAGCGAGTATCTTTTCCTCAGCGAAGGTCTATTGGAACAAACTATCGAGGCAGCTATTAACGTAACGGAATTCAGGGCCGATGATATGGAATTTGTTATCGCCGCTAGGTCATGGTCTAATATTGTTTCATTTGGGAACTTTGATTTATACAAAAGGcaatttgaagaagtgcAAAGATTCTTTACTCCAATGTTTCCTGAAGCAAATGCCATTGGTAATGAAATGATCAAGACGATACTTCAACATTCCAAGGATTAG